The Arcobacter sp. LA11 genome includes a region encoding these proteins:
- a CDS encoding class II aldolase and adducin N-terminal domain-containing protein, translated as MIDNKTVKLLSDLSLTMFRKNFFGIYHGAISAKQDHNSFVINKSDAIFDEMSDNSFCKLNMNKQDYRWKVASIESHIHSTIYNNIHEAKYIAFGVPIYTTAYTFEHDEIIFDDFFGKTTFPTIKVYDPGDYNTWYDRNALEITKYLKETNEHIMVIKGIGTYVYDRDINNLVKRIAILENSCRLLSIKSSFK; from the coding sequence ATGATAGATAATAAGACAGTTAAACTACTAAGTGATTTATCTTTAACAATGTTTAGAAAAAACTTCTTTGGTATTTATCATGGTGCGATATCTGCAAAACAAGACCACAATTCTTTTGTAATAAATAAATCAGATGCAATTTTTGATGAAATGTCTGATAACTCTTTTTGTAAACTTAATATGAATAAACAAGATTATAGATGGAAAGTAGCAAGTATAGAGTCTCATATTCACTCTACTATATACAATAATATACATGAAGCAAAATATATTGCCTTTGGAGTTCCAATCTATACTACAGCTTATACTTTTGAACATGATGAAATTATATTTGATGATTTTTTTGGTAAAACAACTTTTCCTACAATTAAAGTATATGATCCTGGAGATTATAATACTTGGTACGATAGAAATGCTTTAGAAATTACAAAATACTTAAAAGAAACAAATGAACATATTATGGTTATAAAAGGAATTGGTACATATGTATATGATAGAGACATCAATAATCTAGTAAAAAGAATAGCCATTTTAGAGAACTCTTGTAGGCTTTTAAGTATAAAATCATCATTTAAATAA
- a CDS encoding HU family DNA-binding protein, with amino-acid sequence MNKAEFIDAVAAKAGLSKKDSKGAVDAVLETITETLVKRETVSFIGFGTFSTAARAERTAKVPGTDKTVKVPATTVAKFKVGKALKEAVAAK; translated from the coding sequence ATGAACAAAGCTGAATTTATCGACGCAGTAGCTGCAAAAGCTGGTTTATCAAAAAAAGATTCTAAAGGTGCAGTAGATGCAGTATTAGAAACAATTACAGAAACATTAGTTAAAAGAGAAACTGTTAGTTTCATCGGATTTGGTACATTTAGTACTGCTGCTAGAGCAGAAAGAACTGCAAAAGTTCCAGGTACAGACAAAACTGTTAAAGTACCAGCTACAACTGTTGCAAAATTCAAAGTTGGAAAAGCGTTAAAAGAAGCTGTTGCAGCTAAATAA
- a CDS encoding flagellin, producing the protein MQVNNNIQLDQSVYLNANQALNRIATGLDINSAADDASGLAIAENLRVQTSGISQSIDNVNSGLASLQIADKAISEQSNILDTVKEKLLQASTDTTSQDGRESLLTEIKDLLENFDNIASSTNYNEQTLLQNTNEDKSISQGLEVQAGEKSEDIIDSEGIQSNTQGVGLEALLNQDPDSFSAEEARGYLENVDNAISTVNDYRGEIGSTQNQLQSSAANLLTQSTQLTAASSIIQDIDYAKETSNFSKQNVLAQIGAYAAAQSNNINQGIVTRLLS; encoded by the coding sequence ATGCAAGTAAATAATAATATACAACTAGACCAATCTGTTTACTTAAATGCTAATCAGGCATTAAATAGAATTGCAACAGGGCTTGATATTAATAGTGCAGCAGATGATGCATCAGGCTTAGCAATAGCAGAAAACTTAAGAGTACAAACAAGTGGTATTTCTCAATCAATAGACAATGTTAACAGTGGTTTAGCATCTTTACAAATTGCAGATAAAGCTATCTCAGAACAATCTAATATTCTAGATACAGTAAAAGAGAAGTTGTTACAAGCTTCTACAGATACAACATCTCAAGATGGAAGAGAATCGCTTCTAACAGAGATTAAAGACTTACTTGAAAACTTTGACAATATTGCAAGTAGCACAAATTACAATGAACAAACTTTACTTCAAAATACAAATGAAGATAAAAGTATTTCTCAAGGACTTGAGGTTCAAGCTGGAGAAAAATCTGAAGATATAATTGATTCAGAAGGAATACAATCAAATACCCAAGGTGTAGGATTAGAAGCCTTATTAAATCAAGATCCAGATTCTTTTAGTGCTGAAGAGGCAAGAGGATATTTAGAAAATGTAGACAATGCTATAAGTACTGTAAATGACTATAGAGGGGAAATAGGTTCAACTCAAAACCAATTACAAAGTTCAGCAGCTAACTTACTTACACAAAGTACCCAACTAACTGCAGCAAGTTCTATTATTCAAGATATTGATTATGCAAAAGAGACATCAAATTTTAGTAAACAAAATGTTTTAGCTCAAATTGGAGCATATGCAGCAGCTCAATCAAATAATATTAATCAAGGTATTGTAACTAGATTATTATCATAA
- a CDS encoding glycine zipper 2TM domain-containing protein: protein MKKIFLVGLLLVSSSFAGSDRFYDYAKVRYSEPIYEYKYNRQPKRECKEVRYKINDNYDDRYYSSNNYNDELGVDTLIGTAAGAVLGSQIGKGNGRVAAQIVGGLLGAKVAHEIRNNYKPRYNNRYNDRYDDDYRYETRTECYDVSHKRVKRKIITGYKNYFVYNGEEHYKITNRPKRKIKITHTISF from the coding sequence ATGAAAAAGATTTTTCTAGTAGGATTATTATTGGTGTCCTCATCTTTTGCAGGTAGTGATAGATTTTATGATTATGCAAAAGTTAGATATAGTGAACCAATTTATGAATATAAATATAATAGGCAACCTAAAAGAGAGTGTAAAGAAGTAAGATACAAAATTAATGATAATTACGATGATAGATATTATTCTTCAAATAATTATAATGATGAATTAGGTGTCGATACTCTTATAGGTACAGCTGCTGGTGCAGTACTAGGTAGTCAGATTGGAAAAGGAAATGGTAGAGTAGCCGCTCAAATAGTAGGTGGACTACTAGGAGCAAAAGTTGCCCATGAGATTAGAAATAATTATAAGCCAAGATACAATAATAGATATAACGACAGATATGATGATGACTATAGATATGAAACAAGAACAGAATGTTATGACGTATCACATAAAAGAGTTAAAAGAAAAATCATAACTGGATATAAAAATTATTTTGTCTACAATGGTGAAGAACATTATAAAATCACTAACAGACCTAAAAGAAAAATAAAAATTACTCATACGATAAGTTTTTAA